The following proteins are co-located in the Solanum pennellii chromosome 1, SPENNV200 genome:
- the LOC107014884 gene encoding latent-transforming growth factor beta-binding protein 4-like isoform X1: MASANQMEKMKLRQNYRNHWHTDLIRATETDPLFCCFSLWCAPCASYLLRKRALYNDMSRYKCCGGYMPCSGRCGESRCPKFCLGTEVFLCFGNSVASTRFMLQDEFNLQTTKCDNCIIGFMFCLQQLACICSIIACLAGSEELQDASQLLNCLSDLVYFTVCSCMQTQHKVEMDKRDGKFGPRPMSVPPVQQMSRLDQPVPPVVGYPPMQQPQGYPPQPHGNPPPPQQPQGYPPSQQNPQEYQPPQQQPQDYPPPQQQPQGYPPQQQPQGYPSPQQTPQGYPPPQQQPQGYPPPQQPPQGYPPANYPPPGAGEPKSDHVQ; encoded by the exons ATGGCATCTGCAAATCAAATGGAGAAGATGAAGTTACGTCAGAATTATCGGAATCACTGGCACACTGATCTTATCAGAGCCACTGAGACTGATCCTCTTT tttGTTGCTTCTCGCTTTGGTG CGCTCCATGTGCATCATATCTTCTCCGAAAACGAGCTCTGTACAATGATATGTCTAG ATATAAATGTTGTGGAGGCTACATGCCTTGTAGCGGCAGATGTGGAGAAAGTCGTTGCCCTAAATTTTGTCTTGGCACGGAG GTTTTTCTTTGCTTTGGAAATTCTGTTGCTTCAACACGCTTTATGTTGCAAGATGAATTCAATCTGCAGACAACAAAATGTGATAACTGCATAATA GGATTCATGTTTTGCCTACAACAGTTAGCATGCATATGTAGCATTATTGCTTGTCTTGCTGGAAGTGAAGAACTTCAAGATGCTTCTCAGCTTCTCAACTGTTTGTCTGACCTTGTTTACTTCAC GGTTTGTAGCTGTATGCAG ACACAACACAAGGTTGAAATGGATAAAAGAGATGGGAAATTTGGACCACGCCCAATGTCAGTGCCACCTGTGCAACAAATGTCTCGGTTAGATCAGCCCGTTCCCCCTGTAGTTGGATATCCACCAATGCAGCAACCTCAAGGATACCCCCCACAACCCCATGGTAATCCACCACCACCACAACAGCCTCAGGGTTATCCTCCATCTCAGCAAAACCCTCAGGAGTACCAACCACCTCAGCAACAACCCCAGGATTATCCACCACCTCAGCAGCAGCCTCAGGGTTATCCACCACAACAGCAGCCTCAGGGTTATCCATCACCACAGCAGACGCCTCAGGGTTACCCACCACCACAGCAGCAACCTCAGGGTTACCCACCACCACAGCAGCCACCTCAGGGTTACCCACCAGCCAATTATCCCCCTCCTGGTGCTGGAGAACCCAAATCTGATCATGTTCAATGA
- the LOC107014884 gene encoding uncharacterized protein LOC107014884 isoform X4 yields MASANQMEKMKLRQNYRNHWHTDLIRATETDPLFCCFSLWCAPCASYLLRKRALYNDMSRYKCCGGYMPCSGRCGESRCPKFCLGTEVFLCFGNSVASTRFMLQDEFNLQTTKCDNCIIGFMFCLQQLACICSIIACLAGSEELQDASQLLNCLSDLVYFTVCSCMQVPLSNVHY; encoded by the exons ATGGCATCTGCAAATCAAATGGAGAAGATGAAGTTACGTCAGAATTATCGGAATCACTGGCACACTGATCTTATCAGAGCCACTGAGACTGATCCTCTTT tttGTTGCTTCTCGCTTTGGTG CGCTCCATGTGCATCATATCTTCTCCGAAAACGAGCTCTGTACAATGATATGTCTAG ATATAAATGTTGTGGAGGCTACATGCCTTGTAGCGGCAGATGTGGAGAAAGTCGTTGCCCTAAATTTTGTCTTGGCACGGAG GTTTTTCTTTGCTTTGGAAATTCTGTTGCTTCAACACGCTTTATGTTGCAAGATGAATTCAATCTGCAGACAACAAAATGTGATAACTGCATAATA GGATTCATGTTTTGCCTACAACAGTTAGCATGCATATGTAGCATTATTGCTTGTCTTGCTGGAAGTGAAGAACTTCAAGATGCTTCTCAGCTTCTCAACTGTTTGTCTGACCTTGTTTACTTCAC GGTTTGTAGCTGTATGCAG GTTCCATTGTCCAATGTCCATTATTAG
- the LOC107014884 gene encoding uncharacterized protein LOC107014884 isoform X5: MASANQMEKMKLRQNYRNHWHTDLIRATETDPLFCCFSLWCAPCASYLLRKRALYNDMSRYKCCGGYMPCSGRCGESRCPKFCLGTEVFLCFGNSVASTRFMLQDEFNLQTTKCDNCIIGFMFCLQQLACICSIIACLAGSEELQDASQLLNCLSDLVYFTVCSCMQKEV, translated from the exons ATGGCATCTGCAAATCAAATGGAGAAGATGAAGTTACGTCAGAATTATCGGAATCACTGGCACACTGATCTTATCAGAGCCACTGAGACTGATCCTCTTT tttGTTGCTTCTCGCTTTGGTG CGCTCCATGTGCATCATATCTTCTCCGAAAACGAGCTCTGTACAATGATATGTCTAG ATATAAATGTTGTGGAGGCTACATGCCTTGTAGCGGCAGATGTGGAGAAAGTCGTTGCCCTAAATTTTGTCTTGGCACGGAG GTTTTTCTTTGCTTTGGAAATTCTGTTGCTTCAACACGCTTTATGTTGCAAGATGAATTCAATCTGCAGACAACAAAATGTGATAACTGCATAATA GGATTCATGTTTTGCCTACAACAGTTAGCATGCATATGTAGCATTATTGCTTGTCTTGCTGGAAGTGAAGAACTTCAAGATGCTTCTCAGCTTCTCAACTGTTTGTCTGACCTTGTTTACTTCAC GGTTTGTAGCTGTATGCAG AAAGAAGTCTGA
- the LOC107014884 gene encoding basic salivary proline-rich protein 2-like isoform X3 produces MICLDINVVEATCLVAADVEKVVALNFVLARRFFFALEILLLQHALCCKMNSICRQQNGFMFCLQQLACICSIIACLAGSEELQDASQLLNCLSDLVYFTVCSCMQTQHKVEMDKRDGKFGPRPMSVPPVQQMSRLDQPVPPVVGYPPMQQPQGYPPQPHGNPPPPQQPQGYPPSQQNPQEYQPPQQQPQDYPPPQQQPQGYPPQQQPQGYPSPQQTPQGYPPPQQQPQGYPPPQQPPQGYPPANYPPPGAGEPKSDHVQ; encoded by the exons ATGATATGTCTAG ATATAAATGTTGTGGAGGCTACATGCCTTGTAGCGGCAGATGTGGAGAAAGTCGTTGCCCTAAATTTTGTCTTGGCACGGAG GTTTTTCTTTGCTTTGGAAATTCTGTTGCTTCAACACGCTTTATGTTGCAAGATGAATTCAATCTGCAGACAACAAAAT GGATTCATGTTTTGCCTACAACAGTTAGCATGCATATGTAGCATTATTGCTTGTCTTGCTGGAAGTGAAGAACTTCAAGATGCTTCTCAGCTTCTCAACTGTTTGTCTGACCTTGTTTACTTCAC GGTTTGTAGCTGTATGCAG ACACAACACAAGGTTGAAATGGATAAAAGAGATGGGAAATTTGGACCACGCCCAATGTCAGTGCCACCTGTGCAACAAATGTCTCGGTTAGATCAGCCCGTTCCCCCTGTAGTTGGATATCCACCAATGCAGCAACCTCAAGGATACCCCCCACAACCCCATGGTAATCCACCACCACCACAACAGCCTCAGGGTTATCCTCCATCTCAGCAAAACCCTCAGGAGTACCAACCACCTCAGCAACAACCCCAGGATTATCCACCACCTCAGCAGCAGCCTCAGGGTTATCCACCACAACAGCAGCCTCAGGGTTATCCATCACCACAGCAGACGCCTCAGGGTTACCCACCACCACAGCAGCAACCTCAGGGTTACCCACCACCACAGCAGCCACCTCAGGGTTACCCACCAGCCAATTATCCCCCTCCTGGTGCTGGAGAACCCAAATCTGATCATGTTCAATGA
- the LOC107014884 gene encoding basic salivary proline-rich protein 2-like isoform X2 has protein sequence MSRYKCCGGYMPCSGRCGESRCPKFCLGTEVFLCFGNSVASTRFMLQDEFNLQTTKCDNCIIGFMFCLQQLACICSIIACLAGSEELQDASQLLNCLSDLVYFTVCSCMQTQHKVEMDKRDGKFGPRPMSVPPVQQMSRLDQPVPPVVGYPPMQQPQGYPPQPHGNPPPPQQPQGYPPSQQNPQEYQPPQQQPQDYPPPQQQPQGYPPQQQPQGYPSPQQTPQGYPPPQQQPQGYPPPQQPPQGYPPANYPPPGAGEPKSDHVQ, from the exons ATGTCTAG ATATAAATGTTGTGGAGGCTACATGCCTTGTAGCGGCAGATGTGGAGAAAGTCGTTGCCCTAAATTTTGTCTTGGCACGGAG GTTTTTCTTTGCTTTGGAAATTCTGTTGCTTCAACACGCTTTATGTTGCAAGATGAATTCAATCTGCAGACAACAAAATGTGATAACTGCATAATA GGATTCATGTTTTGCCTACAACAGTTAGCATGCATATGTAGCATTATTGCTTGTCTTGCTGGAAGTGAAGAACTTCAAGATGCTTCTCAGCTTCTCAACTGTTTGTCTGACCTTGTTTACTTCAC GGTTTGTAGCTGTATGCAG ACACAACACAAGGTTGAAATGGATAAAAGAGATGGGAAATTTGGACCACGCCCAATGTCAGTGCCACCTGTGCAACAAATGTCTCGGTTAGATCAGCCCGTTCCCCCTGTAGTTGGATATCCACCAATGCAGCAACCTCAAGGATACCCCCCACAACCCCATGGTAATCCACCACCACCACAACAGCCTCAGGGTTATCCTCCATCTCAGCAAAACCCTCAGGAGTACCAACCACCTCAGCAACAACCCCAGGATTATCCACCACCTCAGCAGCAGCCTCAGGGTTATCCACCACAACAGCAGCCTCAGGGTTATCCATCACCACAGCAGACGCCTCAGGGTTACCCACCACCACAGCAGCAACCTCAGGGTTACCCACCACCACAGCAGCCACCTCAGGGTTACCCACCAGCCAATTATCCCCCTCCTGGTGCTGGAGAACCCAAATCTGATCATGTTCAATGA